tactccacatttagggggccaaaattgttgtcacaggggcactgcccccccccccagaaccgctagtgcgtGGCAACCCAGTGgcttaaaaacaaataaaacaaaatgaTACTCAGAACTCACCATgatactcaagtaaaagtgaataaTACTTATTTTTCAGGTACTCAAATATAAACCAGCAATTTAAATTTGTCTTTCAAAATGACTATAAATGTGGGTACACTGTTGAATGTTTATATCATCATAGCAGTTGTCACTTTTTAAAATACAGCCATATACTGTTTGCACAATCAATTAAGTCCTCTCATATATGCAACATGAAAAAAGTATTTATATTGGTATATATAATATGTTTTTATTACGTTATCATCCAGTCGTCGACTGCTTATAAATAGGAGAAAGGAAGTGTGGTAGTCCATGTCACTGCTCGTTCATTTCACTTGGGATCCTCAATAGTGCCTTTGCTGAGgtctgtcattttggggtatttgaCTTTCTTCTGGTCCAGCTCGTTCTGAGCCCATAACAGCAGCTTGAGTAGCTTGGCCAGTTTGGGTGTTGACTCCCTGTTCTCATAGTCCAGCACAGCCTGGTTCACCTCACTCCACACCTGAAGAGCAttgagaaaagaaagaaaggtgTTTAAATTACAGGAATACAGTCACACATAGAACAACCCCAAAAAGAGACCCTTTTACTCATGCACATTAAGGCTCTTTCTTTACATTAGTAAAATATGTGTAGTAAGAGCTGACTCTTCAACATCATATTTGCAACTTATCTGTTTACAGTATCTTTACATTAACCTTGGATGTGGTGTGGCCAAAGCCACATTCCTGCTTCATGTGTGTTTGCAGCTATTAGCATACTGTAAATACCATAGTATATAGACAAACAAAATAAGGATCTAAACCATATTGCACATAATGTTGCACACTTGATTAATACAATGATTCACAAATGTGTGGACATTTTAAaagcatttcattttcaatttggCTAACAAAAACGCTGTCTCCTGGAATTAAGATAATTAAGGTCATTCTTGCAGGGGCATGTGGCATCAGAGAGCCATTGTCTTTACACtataccactcagaggggggtaTTTGGTGTACACGTGTCCCACACTACCTATGGAGGTGGCTTGGGAAAGAGCGATTTGAAGCTAGATCCGTCTCTTTACCACCCAAAAATACAGTGCCCTCTGTAATTATCAGGACAGCGTTTTCTTTTTGTTCCTTCTTCTTTAGGCTCAATACTTCAAAAGGTTGGATTAaaaatcaaacaatgactatgaagtgcagactgtcagctttaatttgagcatattttcatccatatcgggtgaaccgtttagaaattacagaacttgttgtacatagtcccccccattttaggggaggaaaagtattgggacaaattcacttatatgtgtattaaagtagtaaaaagcttagtatttggtcccatattcatagcacacaatgactacatcaagcttgtgactctacaaatttgttggatacatttgctgtttgttttggttgtgtttcagattattttgtgcccaatagaaattaatggtaaataatgaatTGTGCATTTTGGAGTCaccattattgtaaataagaatagaatgttttgaaacacttctacattaatgtggatgctaccatgattacggataatcctgaatgaatcaacagccttggtttctcaaatgactgcctcacctggttcaccaactacttctcagatagagttcagtgtgtcaaatcggagggcctgttgtccagacctctggcagtctctatgggggtgccacagggttcaatcctcgggccgactcttctctgtatacatcaataatgtcgctcttgctgctggtgattctctgatccacctctacgcagacgacaccattctgtatacttctggcccttctttggacactgtgttaactaacctccagacgagcttcaatgccatacaagtctccttccgttgcctccaactgctcataaatacaagtaaaactaaatgcatgctattcaaccgatcgctgcccacacctgcccgcccgtccagcatcactactctggacggttctgacttaaaatatgtggacaactacaaatacctgggtgtctggttagactgtaaactctccttccagactcacattaagcatctccaatccaaaatgaaatctagaatcggcttcctatttcgcaaaacaaagcatccttcactgatgctgccaaacataccctcgtaaaattgactatcctaccaatccttgactttggcgatgtaatttacaaaatagcctccaacgctctactcagcaaattggatgcagtctatcacagtgccatccattttgtcaccaaagccccatatactacccaccactgtgacctatatgctcttgttggctggccctcgcttcatatatCGTCGCAAAGccaactggctccaggtcatctataagtctttgctaggtaaagccccgccttatctcagctcgatggtcaccatagcagcacccacccgtagcacacgctcctgCAGGATTATTTCACTggttacccccaaagccaattcccccttcggccgcctttccttccagttctctgctgccaatgactggaacgaacagcaaaaatcattgaagctggagactcatatctccctcactagctttaagcaccagctgtcagagcagctcacagatcactgcacctgtacatagctcatctgcacatagcccatccaactacctcatccccatactgttatttatttttgctcctttgcaccccagtatctctacttgcacactcatcttctgcacatctatcactccagtgtttaattgctatattgtaattatttcgcaactatggcctatttattgccttacctccattgTCCTGCCTCATTTTCACACAttttatatagactttttctattgtattattgactgtatgtttgtttattccatgtgtaactctgtgttgttgtttgtgtcgcactgctttgctttatcttggccaggtcgcagttgtaaatgagaacttgttctcaactagcctacctggttaaataaaggtgagaaaaaattaaaaataaatcatgaataatgacgagtgagagaaagttagacgcacaaatatcataccccccccaaaaatagaaacatattctattcttattacaataaaagtgactacaAAATGCACAATACATCATTATTtatcattcatttctattggacacaaaacaaacagcaaatggatCCACCAAATttcagtcacaagcttgatgtagtcattgtgtgctatgaatatgggaccaaacactTAACTTTTtattactttaatacacataagtgtatttgtcccaatacttttgctcccctaaaatgaggggactatgtacaacaagtgctgtaatttctaaacggttcacccgatatggatgaaaatacactCAAAATTAAGCTGATAGTCTACACTTTAATctcatagtcattgtttgattttTGTAGTAGAGCCAAAAGAAGAAGAAATGCTTCACTGTCCTAATAATTACGGAGAGCACTGTATATGTTGTGGATCTAGTATGCGTCGTCAAGCTAGTGTAGTGTAAAGAggctataattaagcaataaggcacgaaggggcatggtatatggccaatataccatggctaagggctgttcttatgcaagccacaacgcagagtgcccggatacagcccttagtcgtggtatattggtcatataccacaaacccctgaggtgccttattgctattataaactcgttaccaacttaattagaaatgttttgtcatgccagtggtatacggtctcatataccacagctgtcagccaatcaccattcagggctcgaaccacccagtttataatagcctAATAAACAATTATACAGATGAtaggccacacacacagacacaccttcTGTCGCTGCATCATGTTAAGCAGGTCTCCAAAGGGCGACTCTTCTGGGTTGTCGAAGGCAAGAAGAGCCAGcgtcctctccatctctgtcaggCACTCACGGCTCTCCTCCCCCTGCTCTGCCAGCTGTGTCTGGGCAAACTCCAACGCAGACTCTGTCTCCTGCAGCCTGATTAACTCAATCAAGTGCTGTTGCTACAAAGAGGAAAAGGGGAAGGAGGGAAGTAATGGAGAGGGACTTTTTAtgctgactgagaacacattgtcATTTTCAGCAAtggcctggggaatagttacaggggagaggaggggggatgaatgagacaattggaagctggggatgattaggtggtatgaaggccagattgggaatttagccaggacaccagggttaacacccctactcttacaataagtgcaatgtgatctttagtgaccacagagagtcaggacacctgtttaatgtCCCAtatgaaagacagcaccctacacagggtaatgtccccaatcactgccctgggcattgggatatttttttagaccagaggaaagagtgcctcctactggccttccaacaccacttccagcagcatctggtctcccatccagggactgaccaggaccaaccctgcttagcttcagaagcaagccagcagttggatgcagggtggtatgccgCTGGCAAAGGAATTAAATATACGTTTTATCAAGTGTTTTGGTGTGGGCAATGGACATCCACAATAGATGTTGTTGTCTTGGACAAACTCTGATCCTAAATCAGTCCCCTGAGGGCATCCTTACCTGCAGGTGAAAGTACAGGTAGCGCTTGGTGTCAAGCAGCTCTGGGTGTAAGCTGTTGATGAGTGCGATGGCCTCCTGTATCTGTCCCTTCAGGATCAGCTCTCTAATCTTTATCCTCTCATCCAGAGAGTCCAGGTCCACACTGGGCTCGATCCCAGACTCCATCCGAAACTTCTCAGCTGCCTCTTTAAACCCTtctgcacaaacacaaacaagaGTGAGACCATCAAAATCACAAGAAAAATCAACCGGATAGATCAAGGAAAAATGTAGGATTCTGCTTCTGTAAGGAGAGACAAGCTGAAGATTCAGAACGGTTAACTGGGATAGAGAGCGGCTCAGATTGGAGGTTGTTTTAGCAGCAACTGACACAAAAGTGTGAATCGTGGAATACCTGTCACAAGGTAATTCATAATGAGCCGGTTCATGTCCGCCCTCTGTATGTGTACATTGTTCAGTTTGTCCATCCATTCATCTTTAGTAATATCTTCTGACTTTTCCGCGTAATTCATCATTGACATTGAGATCCTGTGAAGTTTGAATAAAAAAAGTGTGTTAGCTAGCAAGTAGTAATTGCACCGATATGTCAAGAGTGACTGTGGTCAAGAGTGACTGTGGTCGAGACCGAGGTAAATTTGGTTTTATATTCACAAATTCAGACATTCATCAGACATTCGCTAAAAGCCATTTAcaaatgtaaaaatcaataactaattaaCCATGTCACAGAATCATCAACCTAgatatgatttattctataaatgtctagcatacatttacaacctttgttttgagtaaaaattccagttttgacttgatagaaatacataaaatctaTCAAATTCCATTTTAAACTGTAAActtaaatcaataactaattcacagTTTGTCACAAAAACATCAAACTAtgtatgatttattctataaatgtatACTTTACAACTTTTGTTTTAGAGAAAAATTCAAGTTTTGATTTGATAGAGGGCATGTAGTCTGTCTAGAGGGCGTGAGGTCAAAGTTCTAACGAGTCTGTTATACCCTATTAGAAATTCTGCATCTTCAGTCATATTAGATTAGATTACAGGAAAAAACTACAGGATGAAGGAGTCAGTTCTGACTAACAAAGAAGACAGGTGGATGGACCAAGACAACCAAGAGGATCAACATAGTTTTCCTTATCTCCACTGTGGAATGTCTTAAGAGTGAACcataacatacactaccgttcaaaagtttggggtcacttagaaatttccttgtttttgaaaagcacattttttgtccattaaaataacatcaaattgatcagaaatacagtgtagacattgttaatgttgtaaatgactattgtagctggaaacggcagatttgtaatggaatatctacataggcgttcagaggcccattatcagcaaccatcactcctgtgttccaatggcatgttgtgctagctaatccaagtttatcattttaaaaggctaattgtcattagaaaacccttttgtaattatgttagcacagctgaaaacttttgttctgattaaagaagcaataaaactggccttctttagactagttgaatatcgggagcatcagcatttgtgggttcgatcacaggctcaaaatgtctagaaacaaagtactttcttttgaaactcgtcagtctattcttgttctgagaaatgaaggctattccatgcgagaaattgtcaagaaccTGAATATCTCATACAGCGCTGTGTacttctcccttcacagaacagcgcaaactgtctctaaccagaatagaaagaggagtgggaggcccaggtgcacaactgagcaagagaacaagtacatttgactgtctagtttgagaaacagatgcctcacaagtcctcaactggcagtttcattaaTTAATTCAACGACAATAGTGAAGAggcactccaggatgctggccttcaaggcagagttgaaaagaaaaagccatatctcagactggccaataaaaagataagatggcttttttttttgcaactctgcctagcatcccggagtcgcctcttcactgttgacgttgagactggtgctttgcgggtagtatttaatgaagctgccagttgagtgaccccaaacttttgaacagtagtgtatgttaCGGTTCACTCTTAGTTATCCCTATCTCCATTGTGCAATGTCCATGTTGATCCTCTTGGTTGTCTTGGTCCATCCACCCGTCTTCTTTGTTAGTAAGGCCTGACTCCTTCATCCTGTAGTTTTTTCCTGTAATCTAATCTAATATGACTGAAGATGCAGAATTTCTAATAGGGTATAACAGACTCGTTAGAACTTACCATACCTACCaactccataccttcaggctctgatcaggccctacacccaaacaagggcactgcgttcatccaccactggcctgctggcccccctacctctgaggaagcacagttcccgctcagcccagtcaaaactgtttgctgctctggcaccccaatggtggaacaagctccctcacgacaccaggacagcggagtcaatcaccaccttccggagacacctgaaaccccacctctttaaggaatacctaggacaggataaagtaatccttctaacccccccccccccccttaaaatatttagatgcactattgtaaagtggttgttccactggatatcataaggtgaatgcaccattttgtaagtcgctctggataagagcgtctgctaaatgacttaaatgtaatgtaaatgtaatgtaaatgtaactttGACCACACGCCCTCTAGACGTACCACATGTCCTCTATCAAATCAAAACTGGAATTTTTACTCAAAACCAAGTTTTTAAAAAGcatgctagacatttatagaataaatcatacaTAGTTTGATGTTTCTTTGACAAAtggtgaattagttattgatttatagggttttaaatataattttatagattttatgtatttatatcaaatcaaaactggaatttctcctcaaaacaaaggttgtaaaagtatgctagacatttatagaaaATATCATACTTAGCTTGATGATTCTGTCATAATCAGTGAAAACGTTATTGATTTATATAGCTTTAAACGGCATTTTATAGatgttaatgtatttctgtcAAATCAAAACTGGAATGTTTATTCAAagcaaaggttgtaaaagtatacTAGACATCTGTGACAAACGGTGAA
The window above is part of the Salmo salar chromosome ssa15, Ssal_v3.1, whole genome shotgun sequence genome. Proteins encoded here:
- the LOC106572460 gene encoding glucose-induced degradation protein 8-B homolog gives rise to the protein MSMMNYAEKSEDITKDEWMDKLNNVHIQRADMNRLIMNYLVTEGFKEAAEKFRMESGIEPSVDLDSLDERIKIRELILKGQIQEAIALINSLHPELLDTKRYLYFHLQQQHLIELIRLQETESALEFAQTQLAEQGEESRECLTEMERTLALLAFDNPEESPFGDLLNMMQRQKVWSEVNQAVLDYENRESTPKLAKLLKLLLWAQNELDQKKVKYPKMTDLSKGTIEDPK